The Macaca nemestrina isolate mMacNem1 chromosome 12, mMacNem.hap1, whole genome shotgun sequence genome contains a region encoding:
- the LOC105469809 gene encoding pepsin A-4, translating into MKWLLLLGLVALSECIIYKVPLVRKKSLRHNLSEHGLLKDFLKKHNLNPASKYFPQAEAPTLIDEQPLENYLDVEYFGTIGIGTPAQNFTVVFDTGSSNLWVPSVYCYSLACMDHNLFNPQDSSTYRATSKTVSITYGTGSMTGILGYDTVKVGGISDTNQIFGLSETEPGFFLYFAPFDGILGLAYPSISSSGATPVFDNIWNQRLVSQDLFSVYLSADDQSGSVVIFGGIDSSYYTGSLNWVPVSVEGYWQISVDSITMNGKTIACAEGCQAIVDTGTSLLTGPTSPIANIQSDIGASENSDGEMVVSCSAISSLPDIVFTINGVQYPLPPSAYILQSQGSCTSGFQGMDVPTESGELWILGDVFIRQYFTVFDRANNQVGLAPVA; encoded by the exons ATGaagtggctgctgctgctgggtcTGGTGGCGCTCTCTGAGTGCATCATCTACAA GGTCCCCCTCGTCAGAAAGAAGTCCTTGAGGCACAACCTGTCCGAGCATGGCCTGCTGAAGGACTTCCTGAAGAAGCACAACCTCAACCCAGCCAGCAAGTACTTCCCCCAGGCGGAGGCGCCCACCCTGATAGACGAACAGCCCCTGGAGAACTACCTGGAT GTGGAGTACTTCGGCACTATCGGCATCGGAACCCCTGCCCAGAATTTCACCGTCGTCTTTGACACCGGCTCCTCCAACCTGTGGGTGCCCTCAGTCTACTGCTACAGTCTCGCGTGCA TGGACCACAACCTCTTCAACCCTCAGGATTCCTCCACATACCGGGCCACCAGCAAGACAGTCTCCATCACCTACGGCACCGGCAGCATGACAGGCATCCTCGGATATGACACTGTCAAG GTTGGAGGCATCTCAGACACCAATCAGATCTTCGGCTTGAGCGAGACCGAACCCGGCTTCTTCCTGTATTTCGCTCCCTTCGACGGCATCTTGGGGCTGGCCTACCCTAGCATTTCCTCCTCCGGGGCCACACCTGTCTTTGACAACATCTGGAACCAGCGCCTGGTTTCTCAGGACCTCTTCTCTGTCTACCTGAGCGC CGATGACCAGAGTGGCAGCGTGGTGATATTTGGTGGCATTGACTCTTCTTACTACACTGGAAGTCTGAACTGGGTTCCTGTTTCTGTCGAGGGTTACTGGCAGATCTCCGTGGACAG CATCACCATGAACGGAAAGACCATCGCTTGCGCTGAGGGCTGCCAGGCCATTGTTGACACCGGCACCTCTCTGCTGACCGGCCCAACCAGCCCCATTGCCAACATCCAGAGCGACATCGGAGCCAGCGAGAACTCAGACGGCGAG ATGGTGGTCAGCTGCTCAGCCATCAGCAGCCTGCCCGACATCGTCTTCACCATCAACGGAGTCCAGTACCCTTTGCCACCCAGTGCCTACATCCTGCAG AGCCAGGGCAGCTGCACCAGCGGCTTCCAGGGCATGGACGTCCCCACCGAATCTGGAGAGCTTTGGATCCTGGGTGATGTCTTCATCCGCCAGTACTTCACTGTCTTCGACAGGGCAAACAACCAGGTCGGCCTGGCTCCCGTGGCTTAA
- the LOC139357436 gene encoding pepsin A-1-like, translated as MKWLLLLGLVALSECIIYKVPLVRKKSLRRNLSEHGLLKDFLKKHNLNPASKYFPQAEAPTLIDQQPLENYLDVEYFGTIGIGTPAQDFTVIFDTGSSNLWVPSVYCSSLACTNHNLFNPQDSSTYQSTSGTLSITYGTGSMTGILGYDTVQVGGISDTNQIFGLSETEPGSFLYYAPFDGILGLAYPSISSSGATPVFDNIWDQGLVSQDLFSVYLSADDQSGSVVIFGGIDSSYYTGSLNWVPVSVEGYWQISVDSITMNGEAIACAEGCQAIVDTGTSLLTGPTSPIANIQSDIGASENSDGEMVVSCSAISSLPDIVFTINGIQYPVPPSAYILQSQGSCTSGFQGMDVPTESGELWILGDVFIRQYFTVFDRANNQVGLAPVA; from the exons ATGaagtggctgctgctgctgggtcTAGTGGCGCTCTCTGAGTGCATCATCTACAA GGTCCCCCTCGTCAGAAAGAAGTCCTTGAGGCGCAACCTGTCCGAGCATGGCCTGCTGAAGGACTTCCTGAAGAAGCACAACCTCAACCCAGCCAGCAAGTACTTCCCCCAGGCGGAGGCGCCCACCCTGATAGACCAACAGCCCCTGGAGAACTACCTGGAT GTGGAGTACTTCGGCACTATCGGCATCGGAACCCCTGCCCAGGATTTCACCGTGATCTTTGACACCGGATCCTCCAACCTGTGGGTGCCCTCAGTCTACTGCTCCAGTCTCGCGTGCA CCAACCACAACCTCTTCAACCCTCAGGATTCCTCCACCTACCAGTCCACCAGCGGGACACTCTCCATCACCTACGGCACCGGCAGCATGACAGGCATCCTCGGATACGACACTGTCCAG GTTGGAGGCATCTCAGACACCAATCAGATCTTCGGCTTGAGCGAGACCGAACCCGGCTCCTTCCTGTATTATGCTCCCTTCGATGGCATCCTGGGGCTGGCCTACCCCAGCATTTCCTCGTCCGGGGCCACACCCGTCTTTGACAACATCTGGGACCAGGGCCTGGTTTCTCAGGACCTCTTCTCTGTCTACCTGAGCGC CGATGACCAGAGTGGCAGCGTGGTGATATTTGGTGGCATTGACTCTTCTTACTACACTGGAAGTCTGAACTGGGTTCCTGTTTCTGTCGAGGGTTACTGGCAGATCTCCGTGGACAG CATCACCATGAACGGAGAGGCCATCGCCTGCGCTGAGGGCTGCCAGGCCATTGTTGACACCGGCACTTCTCTGCTGACCGGCCCAACCAGCCCCATTGCCAACATCCAGAGTGACATCGGAGCCAGCGAGAACTCAGACGGCGAG ATGGTGGTCAGCTGCTCAGCCATCAGCAGCCTGCCCGACATCGTCTTCACCATCAATGGAATCCAGTATCCTGTGCCACCCAGTGCCTACATCCTGCAG AGCCAGGGCAGCTGCACCAGCGGCTTCCAGGGCATGGACGTCCCCACCGAATCTGGAGAGCTTTGGATCCTGGGTGATGTCTTCATCCGCCAGTACTTCACTGTCTTCGACAGGGCAAACAACCAGGTCGGCCTGGCTCCCGTGGCTTAA